A single region of the Plasmodium malariae genome assembly, chromosome: 7 genome encodes:
- the PmUG01_07021300 gene encoding FHA domain protein, putative, protein MINGRKNRSAKTKNYIINVNCYTWINNSHGLFDYESENFYKKCFKIKCLYNYYYILKDDINVEIKNEEEINKLLLNNNKNSNLKIICKIKYINNNYQLIPCIENEFEDNTNNSDIRVNEVNENNANGNNVNDNVNDNANGNNVKDNVFNNVNDNIINNVNENNASNNNINDNVNENNASNNNINVNIVNDSINHDNVNENNVSDNNINDNDNNNNSSSNNDMGNFWVIVKYLKNKSSILHEDDVIKLGRVKLKIKKIITNLQQEREYNKSLSPFDDDECETIAPDAEQYSANNIMKKNSISNKYISGNINPNIRFRTNPIGDDDDDIVDEYDDHNICIKCGAECNNSDNNYNIQGDDDHYVASEDDLVQDDEEEEEVLHSHTMASNPYRSANPYYESDNDKAVSIKAVRNEVVRNKATRNKKLNDKTVNSYVDDFYSFKNNTSNDDVYCDKYLYAEENANDIITNSCGEINQRRIDDCVNSTSVNLVKNADIRISMNKDQNVIILQKNNATSSSIYGKVINSDGCKNYDLNNSQEIVKVKGECAISNSKDNGHSTQVALDRSGQTHVNLSSTKGVVVHLRSSNCISGSGNIRSSSSSSSNRRNKGGNNYSPYGYKNNALINVKSGYADMKGMIVCSNIGNNEVHEDNYFGRNKNKNVSNVKDGGKNCMDYLKGSSSIRINCSNEAGENEDVSKNSNNSKGIGMSSNNSSSNSNMHDECYDVKNARRDAPVRSGVDSPRGKGLMHTNNRGNSDGGDSSSSCSHRCYNPSNNNNNGKNDNQKNVKILKKTANYENAACTSRCRGKGATDAEASREVEVGEAGVLDKEVGIGMLNVSTGLFIHNKKELSMPSLYNCRICLCEYENENNPLISPCKCKGSMKYVHLNCLRTWMRGRLNVRNDCSSYSFFWKQLNCELCKFPYPTYICVQNKYLELYEIPKPELPYIIIELINDRNKGFYIVSLANTKCVRMGRGHDSDVRVNDISVSRFHAMIKFHNGNFYIEDCKSKFGTLIQIRKPIFFNIRRNKFIALQIGRTVMYVYMKRKNWIFLPICLKLSKTKDEDVSTLDNFSSKLLMDSNMHLSGRNFDYNRDSAVGNARSNEIVGNGRIDVNGRTDVNDRTDVNGRIDVNGRTDVNDRTDVNGRIDVNGRTDVNDRTDVNGRIDVNGRTDVNDRTDVNGRTNVNGRTDVNGRTDVNGRTDVNGRTDWNNDNSSNVVSNCENGNVTVYESANSIVLSNNRVANNIQSEQNLPDQNENKQENSNPGNVTTTAPNNNSACNNDAQESGVNNDVNDNYYVVNNMHSSSGNCANEMNEVNTHNSLNNSSSSIEINLNSTGSSKNDTPNNIVIYANGNNNNVKDSDNYESNDTNNITGNVINIMKEENYF, encoded by the coding sequence ATGATAAATGgtagaaaaaatagaagtgcgaaaacgaaaaattacataattaaTGTTAACTGTTATACATGGATAAACAACAGTCATGGATTATTTGATTATGAGAgcgaaaatttttataaaaaatgctttaagataaaatgtttatataattattactatattttaaaagatgaCATAAATgtggaaattaaaaatgaagaagaaatTAACAAACTATtacttaataataataaaaatagtaatctaaaaataatatgtaaaataaaatatataaacaacaACTATCAGCTTATTCCATGTATTGAAAATGAGTTCGAAGATAATACAAACAACAGTGACATAAGAGTAAATGAAGTGAATGAAAATAATGCAAATGgaaataatgtaaatgataatgtaaatgataatgcaaatggaaataatgtaaaagataatgtatttaataatgtaaatgataatataattaataatgtaaatgaaaataatgccagtaataataatataaatgataatgtaaatgaaaataatgccagtaataataatataaatgttaatatcGTAAATGATAGTATAAATCATGATAATGtgaatgaaaataatgttagtgataataatataaatgataatgataataacaaCAACAGTAGCAGTAATAACGACATGGGTAATTTTTGGGTAATTGttaaatacttaaaaaataaaagttcaATATTACATGAAGACGACGTAATTAAATTAGGAagagtaaaattaaaaattaaaaaaattattactaatCTACAACAAGAAAGGGAATACAATAAGTCGTTATCCCCATTTGATGATGATGAATGTGAAACTATAGCTCCTGATGCTGAACAGTATTCAGCAAATAacataatgaagaaaaatagtATTTCAAACAAATACATTAGTGGAAATATTAACCCAAATATTCGATTTAGAACTAATCCGATAGgagatgatgatgatgatattGTTGATGAATATGATGatcataatatatgtattaaatgCGGTGCAGAATGTAATAATTctgataataattataatattcaagGCGATGACGATCATTATGTAGCTAGTGAAGACGATTTAGTTCAAGATGACGAAGAGGAGGAAGAAGTCCTGCATAGTCATACTATGGCAAGCAACCCATATCGTAGCGCTAATCCATACTACGAAAGTGATAACGATAAAGCCGTTAGCATCAAAGCAGTTAGAAACGAAGTGGTCAGAAACAAAGCGACTAGAAACAAAAAACTCAATGACAAAACAGTCAACTCATATGTAGACGACTTTtactcttttaaaaataacacaTCGAATGATGATGTATACTGTGATAAATACTTATATGCAGAAGAAAATGCAAATGATATTATAACAAATAGTTGTGGTGAAATAAATCAGCGTAGAATTGACGACTGTGTAAACTCTACAAGTGTCAACCTTGTTAAAAATGCTGATATTAGAATTAGTATGAATAAAGATCAGAATGTAATAATACTTCAAAAAAACAATGCAACAAGCAGTAGTATATATGGGAAAGTAATAAACTCGGATGGCTGCAAAAATTACGATTTAAATAACTCACAGGAAATTGTAAAAGTAAAGGGGGAATGTGCAATTAGCAATAGCAAGGATAACGGTCATAGCACCCAGGTGGCACTTGACCGATCAGGACAAACTCATGTAAATTTAAGTAGCACTAAAGGGGTAGTGGTACACCTGCGAAGTAGCAACTGTATTAGTGGTAGTGGTAACATCagaagtagtagtagtagtagtagtaatagaaGGAACAAAGGAGGAAATAACTACTCCCCCTATGGATATAAGAATAATGCACTGATAAATGTGAAAAGCGGTTATGCAGACATGAAGGGAATGATCGTGTGCTCCAATATTGGAAATAATGAAGTGCATGAGGATAATTACTTTGgaaggaataaaaataaaaacgtaTCAAATGTTAAGGATGGAGGTAAAAATTGTATGGATTATTTAAAAGGATCATCATCTATTCGGATTAATTGCTCGAATGAAGCAGGGGAAAATGAGGACGTGtcaaaaaatagtaataacagtaaGGGTATCGGGATGAGTAGCAATAATAGTAGCAGTAATAGTAACATGCATGATGAATGCTATGATGTTAAAAATGCACGAAGGGATGCCCCCGTTAGAAGTGGCGTAGATTCACCAAGAGGGAAGGGCCTCATGCACACGAATAACAGAGGTAATAGCGATGGAGGtgatagtagtagtagttgCTCCCATAGATGCTATAATCCATCCAATAACAACAACAATGGTAAGAATGATAAtcagaaaaatgtaaaaattttaaaaaaaacagctAACTATGAAAATGCAGCATGTACGAGCAGATGTAGGGGAAAAGGTGCAACAGATGCAGAAGCCAGTAGAGAGGTAGAAGTAGGAGAAGCTGGAGTATTAGATAAAGAAGTGGGAATCGGAATGTTGAACGTCTCTACAGGTTTGTTTATTCACAACAAAAAAGAGCTATCTATGCCAAGTTTGTATAACTGCAGGATATGTTTATGTGAATATGAAAACGAAAATAACCCGTTAATATCACCATGTAAATGCAAAGGATCAATGAAATATGTTCATCTAAATTGTTTAAGGACATGGATGAGGGGCAGATTAAATGTAAGAAATGATTGTTCTTcgtattcctttttttggaaacaattaaattgtgaattatgtaaatttcCTTATCCaacttatatatgtgtgcaaaataaatatttagaattaTACGAAATACCAAAGCCAGAATTaccatatataataattgaaCTGATAAATGATAGAAATAAAGGTTTTTACATAGTTAGTTTAGCGAATACAAAATGTGTTCGTATGGGTAGAGGGCATGATAGTGATGTGCGTGTTAATGATATATCTGTTTCAAGATTTCATGCGATGATTAAATTTCATAATGGCAATTTTTACATTGAAGATTGTAAAAGTAAATTTGGTACGTTAATTCAAATTAGAAAACcaatcttttttaatattagaaGGAATAAATTCATAGCGTTACAAATAGGTCGAACagtaatgtatgtatatatgaaaagaaaaaattggatatttttacctatttgtttaaaattgTCAAAAACCAAAGATGAGGATGTTAGCACACTAGATAATTTTTCGTCCAAACTTTTGATGGATAGCAATATGCACCTGTCAGGAAGAAATTTCGATTACAACAGGGATAGCGCTGTTGGTAATGCAAGAAGTAACGAAATTGTTGGAAATGGTAGAATTGATGTAAATGGTAGAACTGATGTTAATGATAGAACTGATGTAAATGGTAGAATTGATGTAAATGGTAGAACTGATGTTAATGATAGAACTGATGTAAATGGTAGAATTGATGTAAATGGTAGAACTGATGTTAATGATAGAACTGATGTAAATGGTAGAATTGATGTAAATGGTAGAACTGATGTTAATGATAGAACTGATGTAAATGGTAGAACTAATGTAAATGGTAGAACTGATGTAAATGGTAGAACTGATGTAAATGGTAGAACTGATGTTAATGGTAGAACTGATTGGAATAATGACAATAGTAGTAATGTTGTGTCAAATTGCGAAAATGGGAATGTAACTGTTTACGAAAGCGCAAACAGTATCGTATTATCCAATAACCGAGTGGCTAATAATATTCAGTCCGAGCAAAATTTACCTGATCAAAACGAAAATAAGCAAGAAAATTCCAACCCAGGTAATGTGACAACAACTGCTCCTAATAACAACAGTGCATGCAATAACGACGCACAAGAAAGTGGTGTAAATAATGATGTAAATGATAACTATTATGTTGTTAATAATATGCACAGTAGTAGTGGCAATTGCGCAAATGAAATGAATGAGGTCAATACACACAACTCACTTAACAACAGTAGTAGTTCTATTGAAATAAATCTGAACAGTACAGGTAGTTCTAAAAATGATACGCCCAATAATATTGTGATATACGCgaatggtaataataataatgtaaaggACTCCGATAATTATGAAAGCAATGACACAAACAACATAACAGGAAATGTCATCAACATCATGAAGgaggaaaattatttttaa
- the PmUG01_07021400 gene encoding small nuclear ribonucleoprotein Sm D3, putative, producing the protein MSVGIPIKLLHEGIGHTVSVETKSGILYRGTLLFAEDNMNCLLENVSVVKKDGKQILLEQVYIRGGSVSFMIFPDMLRYAPIFKINKSKTKTNFATIRRAMEVHARISSKNKDVKA; encoded by the exons ATGTCAGTTGGAATACCAATAAAGCTGCTACATGAAGGAATAGGTCATACCGTTTCTGTTGAAACGAAATCAGGAATCCTATACAGAGGAACATTA CTATTTGCTGAAGATAATATGAACTGCTTGCTCGAGAATGTATCAGTAGTTAAAAAGGACGGAAAGCAAATCTTGTTAGAG CAAGTGTACATACGAGGTGGCAGTGTATCGTTTATGATTTTTCCTGATATGCTTAGATATGCCcccatatttaaaataaataaatctaAAACCAAAACAAACTTTGCAACTATTAGAAGGGCAATGGAAGTTCACGCAAGAATatcttcaaaaaataaagatgtAAAAGCATAA
- the PmUG01_07021500 gene encoding helicase SKI2W, putative, translated as MAYIYSNLSDFWTSDEEVNDEEEEEEENEDVADVEGEEYNYYNIEKEKRANDKQNNEQDELYNHSFEQNFDNIFEKREDAKETDAYYMGSSFNNFLDKGLNINIQDVMNDCRNALTDNFTISSIIQNYDINNFMYNDTLLKYCETGVAINDESRSNEKPTLNEDFHFNCYSSFNYVNPPNSNSNKSNKIKKLDKYDPKNDVQLMEDSFSKANLCNENEKILDDKTNIRVFDRENTNDLERMNDLERMNDLERMNDLERMNDLERMNDLERMNDLERMNDLERMNDLERMNDLERTNESERTNQLEKTNEPNKLTCETEQKSNEEKANIKYIRKKWVIDDNQSDVSNFSKNDMLLSYDFELDDFQKRSIKHLNNFKHVFVAAHTSAGKTLIAEHAIALSIKLQKKAIYTSPIKALSNQKYHEFKNIFKNVGIITGDVKMNVNANCIIMTTEILRNLLYLNDNIINNIHCVIFDEVHYINDEYRGVIWEEAIIMLPSHAQILLLSATVPNYLEFADWVGFTKKKEVISISTKKRPVPLLHYLYAHDSIFLIMDEKNKFHSSAFKEIYIKIREKEEANKNQKQLPHIKKMNNNYEAKNKQPAVQNNNKSGTGSNKISDCGNKNGGGSNCNAKGYYQYCKEKRKQKTFTNEANMKTEIQKLQALIKKLEEDNKLPVVLFCFSRVKCETYAKCMPHLNFLDSKKKSKVHLFIKESISKLSTQDRELNQIKILSKLLDRGIGIHHSGLLPILKEIVEILFSKGLIKILFATETFAMGINMPTKSVVFTSIYKHDHLKKRILTSSEYTQMSGRAGRRSSDKYGYVYIYCSDNIPDQVQLTEMMMQKAVSLKSKFKITYNMILKLLINKQINIEKMLFSSFLESCRALQIPLFKKYLKRKRRLLQSIKEVECIYANEMNEISPIENYIQIDYKLKYIGLSLHKKLFTTKNSNCFIIGRVMLLNNINIIRSSVYGIYLGCDKNSTKKNEKVDFAQNSIFFQNNYEQNESIERFFFLFILPDFMTYEDLLTQMNDNPHCVEKTVNEKNCNVVRSGGTSNNGINKTDSTFSENASVVVPENVIMYDNYKNYKNVFSERRNKNNIKIIHHASFDTNMNKKYFVVCSNVCIENISLITNTVIKLSNVKTTAILNNPKNLLLYTLELDRLIEKQNFEPFVLTKMLKTLKCEFYSVLVKQSDYLESLKKSKCYNCNLKEKHYELVCKRNDCINDIENIERNINVKSLSLYEDLEGKLNVLRHFSFIDDDHNLTVKGKIASYITLTDEITLTQVIFENVLNNLNPPEIAAVLSCFVAPEKKVEESPDLTVNLQDVKMVLTNIHSKFEEFYKIIRLKISSEEHWKLCNFKIMFIAYKWSLGASFAELLEQSELEEGLIVRSILRLDDLCRKVKIAFLYLGNIELAEKVEKTSNLLRRDIIFTTSLYLQ; from the coding sequence aTGGCTTACATATACTCTAACTTATCAGATTTCTGGACGAGCGATGAAGAAGTAAATGACGAGGAGGAAGAGGAAGAGGAAAATGAGGATGTAGCAGACGTTGAGGGAgaagaatataattattataatattgaaaaagaaaaaagggcGAATGacaaacaaaataatgaacaGGATGAATTATATAACCATAGTTTTGAAcaaaattttgataatattttcGAAAAACGAGAAGATGCTAAAGAAACGGATGCATATTACATGGGAAGctcatttaataattttttagataaagggctgaatattaatatacaagATGTAATGAATGATTGTAGAAATGCTTTAACTGATAACTTTACTATTAGCAGCATTATACAGAATTATGATATCAACAATTTCATGTATAATGatacattattaaaatattgtgAGACAGGTGTAGCTATTAATGATGAATCCCGAAGTAATGAGAAACCAACTTTAAATGAagattttcattttaactGTTATAGCtcttttaattatgtaaacCCTCCAAATAGTAACTCAaacaaaagtaataaaattaaaaaattggaCAAATATGACCCAAAAAATGATGTACAACTTATGGAAGATTCTTTTAGTAAAGCGAATTTATGTAAtgaaaatgagaaaatatTGGATGATAAAACGAATATACGAGTATTTGATCGCGAAAATACGAACGATTTGGAGAGGATGAACGATTTGGAGAGGATGAACGATTTGGAGAGGATGAACGATTTGGAGAGGATGAACGATTTGGAGAGGATGAACGATTTGGAGAGGATGAACGATTTGGAGAGGATGAACGATTTGGAGAGGATGAACGATTTGGAGAGGATGAACGATTTGGAGAGGACGAACGAATCGGAGAGGACGAACCAGTTGGAGAAAACGAACGAACCAAACAAACTAACCTGCGAAACAGAGCAAAAATCCAATGAAGAAAAggcaaatataaaatacataagaaaaaaatgggtAATAGATGACAACCAATCGGATGTTTCTAATTTTAGCAAAAATGATATGTTACTGAGTTACGATTTTGAGTTAGATGACTTTCAAAAGAGGTCAATAAAAcacttaaataattttaaacacGTATTTGTTGCTGCACATACATCAGCAGGAAAAACACTGATAGCTGAGCATGCAATAGCTTTATCTATAaaactacaaaaaaaagctaTATATACAAGTCCGATAAAAGCATTAAGTAATCAAAAATATcatgaatttaaaaatatttttaaaaatgtaggAATAATAACAGGAGATGTAAAGATGAATGTAAATGCTAACTGTATAATTATGACAACAGAAATCTTAAGAAatctattatatttaaatgataatattattaacaatataCATTGTGTTATATTTGATGAAGTCCATTACATCAATGATGAATATAGAGGTGTCATATGGGAAGAGGCCATTATTATGCTTCCATCACATGCCCAAATTCTATTACTAAGTGCAACTGTTCCTAATTATTTAGAATTTGCTGATTGGGTTggatttacaaaaaaaaaagaagttatTTCTATATCTACCAAGAAAAGACCAGTACCATTACTGCACtatttatatgcacatgattcaatctttttaattatggatgaaaaaaataaattccaCTCATCTgcttttaaagaaatatacattaaaataagagaaaaagaagaggCAAATAAGAATCAAAAGCAGCTTccacatattaaaaaaatgaacaacaaTTATGAAGCTAAGAATAAGCAGCCAGCAGTTCAGAATAACAACAAAAGCGGCACTGGTAGTAACAAAATTAGCGATTGTGGAAACAAAAACGGAGGAGGTAGTAATTGCAATGCGAAGGGGTATTATCAGTACTGCAAGGAAAAACGAAAGCAAAAAACGTTTACAAATGAAGCTAACATGAAGACTGAAATACAAAAGTTACAAGCACTTATTAAAAAACTAGAAGAAGATAATAAACTCCCAGTAgttctattttgtttttcaagAGTCAAATGTGAAACATACGCAAAATGTATGcctcatttaaattttttagatAGCAAGAAAAAGTCAAAAGtacatttattcattaaagAATCTATATCTAAATTAAGTACTCAAGATAGAGAGttaaatcaaataaaaattttaagcaAATTATTAGATAGAGGAATAGGAATCCATCATAGCGGATTGTTACCAATTCTTAAAGAAATAGTAGAAATACTTTTTTCAAAaggattaataaaaatattatttgcaACTGAAACATTTGCTATGGGTATAAATATGCCAACAAAATCAGTTGTTTTtacatctatatataaacatgatcatttaaaaaaaagaatcttAACATCGTCTGAATATACACAAATGTCGGGCAGAGCTGGAAGAAGGTCTTCTGATAAGTACGGCTATGTGTACATCTACTGTTCTGATAATATACCTGACCAAGTACAACTAACAGAGATGATGATGCAAAAAGCAGTTAGTTTGAAGAGCAAATTTAAGATTACGTATAACATGATTTTAaagttattaataaataaacaaataaatatagaaaaaatgttatttagCTCTTTTTTAGAAAGTTGTAGAGCATTACAAATACCATTATTTAAGAAATAcctaaaaagaaaaagaagattaTTACAAAGTATAAAAGAAgttgaatgtatatatgcaaatgaGATGAATGAAATATCCCctatagaaaattatatacaaattgattataaattaaaatatattggtttaagtttacataaaaaattatttactacgaaaaatagtaattgttttattattggTAGAGTGATGCtactaaataatattaatatcattCGTAGTTCAGTTTATGGTATATATTTAGGATGTGATAAAAATAgtacgaaaaaaaatgaaaaggtaGATTTTGCTcaaaatagtatattttttcaaaataattatgaacaaaatgagTCAATtgaaagatttttttttttgtttatcttACCTGACTTTATGACTTATGAAGATTTACTAACTCAGATGAATGACAATCCCCATTGTGTAGAAAAAACAgtgaatgaaaaaaactgCAATGTGGTTCGAAGTGGTGGTACGAGCAACAATGGAATTAACAAAACAGATTCAACTTTTAGTGAGAATGCGTCAGTAGTAGTACCAGAGAATGTTATTATGtatgataattataaaaattataaaaacgtCTTTTCAGAAagaagaaacaaaaataatataaaaattattcatcaTGCATCATTTGATAccaatatgaataaaaaatactttgTTGTTTGTTCAAATGTAtgtattgaaaatatttctcTCATTACAAATACTGTTATAAAGTTATCAAATGTAAAAACAACAGCTATTTTGAATAACCCCAAGAACTTATTGTTATATACTCTTGAGCTAGATAGATTAATAGAAAAGCAAAACTTCGAACCTTTTGTTTTAACGAAAATGTTGAAGACACTTAAATGTGAATTTTACTCTGTACTAGTTAAACAGTCAGATTATTTAGAAAGCCTAAAGAAATCAAAGTGCTATAActgtaatttaaaagaaaaacattatGAACTTGTGTGTAAAAGAAATGATTGCATAAATGATATTGAGAATAtagaaagaaatataaatgttaaatCATTAAGTCTGTATGAAGATTTAGAAGGAAAACTAAATGTTTTGagacatttttcttttattgaTGATGATCACAATTTAACtgtaaaaggaaaaatagcTAGCTATATCACACTAACAGATGAAATTACCTTAACACAagttatatttgaaaatgttttgaataatttaaatccTCCTGAAATTGCTGCTGTTCTATCTTGTTTCGTTGCAcctgaaaaaaaagtagaagaATCTCCTGACTTAACTGTAAATTTACAAGATGTCAAAATGGTCTTAACAAATATTCATAGCAAATTTGAAgagttttataaaattattcgtttaaaaataagttcAGAAGAACACTGgaaattatgtaattttaaaattatgtttattgCTTATAAATGGTCCCTTGGTGCATCTTTTGCTGAATTGTTAGAACAGTCTGAGCTTGAGGAAGGTCTAATTGTCAGATCAATTTTAAGATTAGATGACTTGTGCAGGAAAGTTAAAAttgcttttttatatctCGGAAATATTGAATTAGCCGAAAAGGTTGAGAAGACTTCTAACCTGTTGAGGAGGGACATAATTTTCACAACGTCCTTGTATTTACAGTGA